The window CAGCGTGCCGTTTCGCGACAAGCACAAACATCCTGCAACTCGCAGCTTCCAGGCGATCAGGATAGAGATTAATCAAGAACTCGAACAGATTAAAACCGGATTGAAACAAGCCGCGGACGTATTGGCCCCGGGCGGACGTTTAGTCGTGATCGCCTTCCATTCATTGGAAGACCGCATCGTCAAACGCTTCATTCGCGACCAAGCCGGCCCGAAAACCAATCCCGGCAAGCTGCCGATTAAAGAGCAGGACATCGAACAAGGCCAGTTACGCAAAATAGGAAAGTCGATACGAGCACAACAACAGGAATTGCAACAAAACCCACGCGCACGTAGCGCGGTAATGCGAGTTGCGGAGAAACGTTAATGGCGATTGCAAGAAATATCCTGCTGACATTGCTGGTGGCGATGCTGATGATCTCCGGAATTGCCGTGATTTACAGTAAATACCAATCGCGACTGCTGTTTATCGACATTCAGAAAAAAGAAAAAGAGCTCGACGACTACGAAGTGGAATGGGGTCGGCTACAACTGGAATTGACGACGCTGACCGAAGAAAACCGGGTTGAAATCGAAGCAAGAACACGGCTGATGCTGACTTTGCCGGCCCAAGACAAAATTATTTATATAAAGCCGTAAATGCGAATTGCCACCGGCGCGGGCACGATACCGCGCCAAAATACAGATTTTGTGATCCGGCGCAGATTGCTGCTTTCGGTGATGTTGCTGGCCATGTTGGCCTTGGTGGGCCGCGCGGTATACCTGCAAATTCTCGATAAAGAATTCCTGCAGGACAAAGGCGATATGCAGCACGTCGGCGTGGTTTCGGTTTCGGCTTATCGCGGGCAGATTAAGGATAGGAACGGCGAACCGCTGGCGATCAGCACTCCGGTGCAATCAATTTGGGTCAATCCGCGCCAACTACGAGATGCCGAACAGGACAAATTGACACCGATGGCAAAGATCCTTGGCTTTCCGGAAAAGGAACTTCGAGCCCTCTTGAAAAAGGAAAAAGACGCCAACAAGCGTTTCGTGTATTTGCGCAGACAGATTAACCCGGATATAGCCGAAAAGGTCAAAGCTCTGGAAATTACTGGCGTGTACTTCGAACGGGAGTTTAAGCGTTACTACCCGGCCGGTGCGGTATCGGGACATTTATTGGGCTTCACCAATATCGACGACATCGGCCAGGAAGGTATAGAGCACGGCTACGAGCACATTCTGCGCGGCCAGCCCGGCAAAAAGCGCGTGATTAAGGACGGCAAAGGTCAGATCATCAAGGACGTTGAAAATATTGAAGAAGCCATCCCAGGCCGCGACCTGGTGTTGACTATCGACGAGCGCCTGCAATACCTGGCTTACCGGGAATTGCAGAATGCGATGATCCAGAATAAAGCGCATTCGGCATCCCTGGTGGTGCTAGATGCCAAAAACGGCGATGTATTAGCGACTGTCAGCCAACCGGCTTTCAATCCCAATAATCGCAAAGAATTGAGCAGTAACCGGTATCGCAACCGGGCCATGGTGGACAGTTTTGAACCGGGCTCGACGGTCAAACCCTTTGTGGTGGCGGCGGCACTGGATGGCGGCTATATCAAGCCCAACGTAATGATAGAAACCCATGGTGTCTATCACTTGGGCCGCAACGTGGTTAAGGATGTGCATAACTACGGCACGATGGATTTGACCCACGTGCTGCAAAAATCCAGCAATATCGCGGTTACGCAAATCGCGATGACGATGCCGCCGGAATATTTTTGGGGTGTATACAGCAGGCTGGGGTTCGGCACCTCCGCAGGCGTCGGTTTTCCCGGCGAAGCCAGCGGCTCCTTACTGGATTATCAAGGCTGGCACGAATTCGACCAGGCGATTTTATCGTTCGGTTACGGGGTTTCCACCTCAATTTTACAATTGGCCAGAGCCTATACCGCTTTGGCGGACGACGGCATCATTCATTCCGTCGCCTTACTAAAGCGCGATGAAGATCCGGACGCGCAACGAATTTTCAAACCCGAGACGGCTAGAAAGGTCCGGGAAATGCTGGAACACGTGATCAGCAAGGAAGGCACGGCATATCAGGCCAGAGTCGAGGGTTACCGGGTAGCGGGTAAAACCGGTACAGTGAAAAAAGCCGGTGCCGGCGGTTACAGCGAAGATAAATATTTATCGGTATTTGTGGGCATGGCGCCGGCCAGCAATCCGCGCTTCATTATCGCGATTGTAGTGGACGAACCCACCACCGGCCAATATTACGGCGGACTGGTGGCGGCACCGGCATTCTCGAAAGTGATGGCTGGTGCGTTGCGCGTATACGGCGTTGAGCCTGACGGCATGGACAACATGCATTTGTTGTTGAGCAAACAATGAAGCTGGTCGAATTGATGAACGGACTGACAGTAAATCCAGCGGATTTGGTGATTAGCGGCTTGTGTTTGGACAGCCGAAACATCCAAGCCGGCGATGCGTTTATTGCTTTGAACGGCGCATTCCAACATGGGATCGCGCATGCGGAACAGGCTATAGCCAACGGCGCGACCGCAGTAATTTACGATCCAAATGGCGCGGATATGCAGCTAGTTAGTGCCTTGAAAGTACCTAGCCTAGCAATTGCCGATTTGGCGCATAAATTCGGCAAGATCGCCGCAAAATTTTACGGTAATCCATCGCAATTATTGGATGTGATCGGTGTGACCGGCACCAATGGCAAAACCACCTGTAGCCAGTTAATCGCCCAGGCTTTGCCCGCTTGCGGTGTGATAGGCACATTGGGCTGGGGCGATTTCGGCAATTTGCAGCCGACCGCCAACACGACGCCGGATGCGTTGGCCGTGCAACAGATGCTGAATGAATTTGTAAAGCAGGATAAGCGTAACGTGGCCATGGAAGTTTCCTCGCACGGCTTACATCAGGGCCGGGTTAACGGGGTCAGCTTTAAAGGCGCGGTATTTACCAATTTGAGCCGTGACCACCTGGATTATCACGGCAGCATGGCGGAATACCTGCAAGCCAAACTGGCGTTGTTCAAGACACCGGGGCTGCAATTTGCGGTGGTCAATCTCGACGATCCGAGCAGCGCCGAGGTTTTGCAAAGCGTACCGAACGCCGTTGAGAGTTGGACTTTCAGCGCGACCGGCCGACGCGGTATTGCTAAGGAAGCCGTAAGCGCCGAACAAGTAAAACACAGCGCTGGCGGCATTGAATTCGATGTCGTCTGGCGTGAGCAAAATTGCCGGGCTACAACATCGCTGGTTGGTGGCTTTAACCTGGATAACGTGCTGGCGGTGCTTTGTGTACTACTGGCGACCGGTAGCAAATTCGAAGCTGCCGTCGCGCAGTTGGCTAAATTGAGCGCCATTGCCGGCCGCATGGAAAAATTCGGCGGCCACGGCAAGCCCACGATATTTGTGGATTATGCGCATACCCCGGACGCACTGGAAAAAGTGCTGAAAGCCGTCAAAGGCGCAAACCGGTTAAGAGTCGTGTTTGGCTGCGGCGGCGACCGTGACAAGGGCAAGCGCCCTCAGATGGGCCGGATTGCCGAAACCTGGGCGGATCAAGTTATCGTCACCGACGACAATCCGCGCGGTGAAGTACCAGCAGCAATTATTAAAGACATTTTGAGCGGCTGCCAAAGCCAAAAAATAACGGTAATTAACGATAGAACCACGGCCATAAACACAGTGATAAGACAAGCAGACCCAGACGATTGCGTAGTGATAGCCGGCAAGGGCCACGAGGACTACCAAGAAATCGGCGGCGTGAAGCAGCCGTTCAGCGATAGCGCTGTCGTCATGCAAGCACTGGCGGCGTGGAGCAAGCCATGAAATTGCTACTTAGCGAAATCGCCCAAGCCGTCAACGGCAAGCTGATCGGCGAAGACAGAGAAATTCGCGCCACGGGTATCGATACCCGCACCTTACAATCCGGCGCACTGTATATCGCCATCAAAGGCAAGAATTTCGACGGCCACAGCTTTATCGATAAGGCTGAGCAAGCCGGAGCGGCAGCGCTGTTAATTGAACAGGCCTGCGCATCGGCGTTGCCGCAAATCATCGTCACCGATACCCATTTGGCATTGGCGGAACTGGCTGGATACTGGCGCAAAGCCTTGTCGGTCAAAGTGGCCGGCGTCACCGGCAGCAACGGCAAAACCACCGTCAAGGAAATGATTGCGGCGATTTTCGCCACCCAGGGCCACACTTTATCGACTCAAGGCAATCTGAACAACGACATCGGCGTACCCCTGACACTACTGAAACTGGATGATTCTCATCGCTACGCAGTGATTGAAATGGGCGCCAACCATCCCGGCGAAATTGCCTATACCAGCCGCTATGCGCAAGCCGATGTCAGCGTCATCACCAATATCGGTGCCGCCCATATCGAAGGTTTCGGCAGTATTGAAGGCGTCGCCGAAACCAAAAGCGAAATCTTCAAAAGCCTCGGTGAAAATGGCGTGGCGGTATTAAATCGCGACGACGCTTTTTACGATTTCTTACTAGCCGTGGCCGGCAGCCATCGAAGCGTGTCCTTCGGCTTGAGCCCCGCAGCAGACATTACTGCTTTAAATATTGACACATCCTTAGACTCCCAAGGCTTTAACACCTATTTCGAATTAAAAACTGCGACTCACGTTTTACCAATCCGATTGCATCTGGCCGGCGCCCACAATGTGAAAAACGCCTTGGCCGCAGCGGCAGTAGCACTGCAATTCGGCATCAGCCTGCCAGACATTAAACAAGGCCTGGAACAACTCCAGCCGGTCACCGGCCGCATGCAACCCTTAACGGGCCGTAAGGGCAATATCGTCATCGACGATACCTATAACGCTAACCCCAACTCCTTGAAAGCCGCGCTGGACGTACTGACCGATTGCGGCAGCGAAGCGTGGGTGGCCCTGGGCGCTTTCGGCGAACTCGGCCCGGACAGCCCGGCGATACACCGGGAAATGGGCGAATTAATCAAGGCAAAATCGGTGAAGCGTTTGTTCGCCACCGGCGCATTGGCAAAACATGCCGTTGAAGCCTTTGGCGACGGCGGCCAGTTTTTCGACGATCAGGAACAATTAATAGACACCCTGACAACAGCCGTCACAGGAAAGGAAACCCTATTGGTTAAAGGCTCGCGCGCCCAAAAAATGGAAAACGTGGTGGCGGCGATGGTCAACAATTTCAGAGCAGCCTAATGTTACTTTTACTCGCGGATTTTTTAACTAGTATCGATAGCGGCTTCAGGGTCCTGCATTACCTGACCTTTCGCGCCATTTTGGGCGTACTGACCGCACTCAGTATTTCCCTGATGGTCGGTCCGGCCATGATCGAAAAATTGACTCGCAAAAAAATCGGCCAAAGCGTGCGCGACGACGGTCCGCAAAGCCATTTTTCCAAATCGGGCACGCCAACCATGGGCGGTGCGATGATTTTGTTCGCGGTAGCGATCAGCACCCTACTCTGCGCGGATTTGAGCAATCGTTATGTCTGGGTGGTATTGTTGGTGACACTGGCCCACGGTGTAATTGGTTTTATCGACGACTATAAAAAAGTCCTGCTCGGCAATAGCGACGGCCTGTCCGCCCGCGCCAAATATTTCTGGCAATCGCTGGTCGCGCTGAGCGCCGCCTTATACCTTTACAACACCGCCCAGGTCGCCGCGGAAACCCAGTTTATCGTGCCGTTTTTCAAAAACGTCACCGTGGACATCGGCTGGGGCTACGTAGTGTTGACCTATTTCGTCATTGTCGGCTCCAGTAACGCGGTCAATCTGACCGACGGCCTGGACGGCCTGGCCATCATGCCGACCGTGATGATCGCCGCCGCCTTGGCGATTTTTGCCTATTTATCCGGCCACGTTAATTTCTCGCAATATCTGGCTATCCCGCACATCCCCAAAGCCGGCGAGCTGGTGGTATTTTGCGCGGCCCTGGTCGGTTCCGGGCTGGGCTTTTTGTGGTTTAACACCTATCCGGCCATGGTGTTCATGGGCGACGTCGGCGCGCTGGCCTTGGGCGCTGCGCTGGGTATCGTCGCGGTGCTGGTTAGGCAAGAAATCGTCTTGGTCATCATGGGCGGCATTTTTGTGATGGAAACCATTTCGGTAATTATCCAAGTCGCCTCTTTCAAAACCCGCAAAAAGCGGGTGTTTTTGATGGCCCCCATTCATCATCATTACGAATTAAAAGGTTGGCCGGAGCCGCGCATCATCGTCCGTTTCTGGATTATCTCGGTCATCCTGGTGTTGATCGGTCTGGCCACGTTGAAACTGAGATAAGCATGAACACCACCGCCCTACTCAGTAATCTGGAAACCCATTTCAACTTAAATCCGGATAGCGCTCGCCTATTGATCGTAGGTCTGGGCGCTACCGGCTATTCAGCTGCGCAATTTTTGCAAAAGACGCCGATTAAATTCGCGGTGATCGACAGCCGAAAAAACCCGCCGCTGATCGACAACCTACGCGAACAAATGCCGGACGTGCCGGTGTTTTCCGGCGGTTTCGACCAATCCGCGCTGGATGTCGCCACTCACTTGCTGGTCAGCCCTGGCGTGTCTTTACACGAAGCGGCCATCCAAAAAGCCGTACAGGCGGGCGTTACCGTACTCAGCGACATCGACTTATTCGCTTGCGCCACTGATAAACCGGTTATCGCCATCACCGGCTCCAACGGTAAAAGCACGGTTACCACCATGCTGGGCGAAATGGCTAACGCCGCCGGCGTCAAAACTGCCATTGGCGGCAACCTCGGCACACCGGCTCTGGATTTGCTGCAACAGGACGCCGAACTTTACGTATTGGAATTGTCCAGCTTCCAGCTGGAACGTACCAAGGCTTTGAACGCCAAAGTCGCCACCGTATTAAACGTCAGTCCGGATCATCTGGATCGCCATGACGGCATGGCGGGCTATGCGGCGGAAAAGCAACGCGTGTTCCGGGGCGACGGCGTAATGGTCTTGAATGCCGACGACCCGATGGTCATGGCCATGCGCGATCCCGCCCGGCAAACATTGACTTTTTCCACGCAAACTCAAGCCGATTTTTATCTGCGTCGCGGCGAAACCGATACTTTGATGCAAGGCGAACAAGCCCTAATGGCGGCAAGCAAATTGCGCCTGGAAGGTAGCCATAACATCGCCAATGCGTTGGCAGCGCTGGCCCTGGGCACGGCAGCCGGTCTAAGCATCACCAAAATGTGCGATGCGCTCAGACAATTCAAAGGCTTGCCGCACCGCATGCAAAAAGTCGCGGAAAAAGGCGGCATCAATTGGGTTAACGATTCCAAAGCCACCAATATCGGTGCCTGTATAGCCGCGCTAAAAGGTTACGAACATAAAGTGATTTTGATCGCCGGCGGCGAGACCAAAGGCGCGGACATGCGCGAACTGGTACCGGTCGTCACCGAAAAAACCAAGGCCGTGGTGCTGATAGGCAAAGACGCGCAACTGATCGCGCAAGCGTTAAACAACTGCGTGCCAACGCATTTCGCGGGAACTATGAAGGAAGCGGTAACCATAGCCGCCAGCATTGCTAGCGCAGGCGACAGTGTGCTGTTATCGCCGGCCTGCGCCAGTCTCGATCAATATCGCAGCTATGTTGACCGCGGCAATAAATTCGCCGAAGCCGTGATGAGTCTGCCCTTATGTTGAAACCAACAGTCAAGCCACGCGCGCAAAACCGTTTGCATATCGACCCGGTGTTGATGCTAGCGTGCTTTAGTCTGCTGGGCATCGGCTTCATGCTGGTCACCTCATCCTCTTTGCACTTGGGCGTAAAGATGGCCGATGACATTTCGCACTATCCATTCAAGCAGTTGATACATATTGCGTTCGGCTTGGGCTTTTCCGCAGTCATTTTGAATATACCGATGCAGAGCTGGGAAAGAATGGGGCAAACCCTGTTCATCGCCGGCCTGGCTTTGCTTTTGGTGGTATTAATTCCCGGCGTCGGCATCAAAGTCAACGGCAGTATCCGCTGGCTGTCGATTTTCGGGTTGCGGATTCAGGTTTCAGAAGTGGTGAAATTCATCTCGGTCATGTACATGGCCGGCTATGTGACTCGCCATTCCGAACACGTGCGTCGCTCAGCGTTCGGCTTGGTCAAACCCCTAATGTTGTTTTCGGTAGCTTGCGTGCTTTTATTGCTCGAACCTGACTTCGGCTCGGCGGTGGTGATTCTGATCATCGCCATGGGCATGATGTTTCTGGGCGGCGCCCGTATTTCCCAGTTCATCATTTTATTGGGCCTAGTTGCAGGCTTGGCCGTGGTATTGGTTATCGAATCTCCCTATCGATTGGCGCGGGTCACCAGTTTCATGGATCCGTGGGCCGACGCCAGAGACAGTGGCTTTCAATTGACTCAAGCCCTGATTTCCTTCGGTCGCGGCGAATTTTTCGGCGTTGGTTTGGGCAACGGCCTGCAAAAACTTTTTTATCTGCCGGAAGCGCACACCGACTTTTTGTTCTCGGTTTTGGGTGAAGAACTCGGTCTGCTTGGCGTATTGCTAATCATCGGCCTATTCGCCGCCCTGGTAGTCCGCGCCTTTGCGATTGGCGAACAAGCCGAACAAGCCGGCCTGAAATTTTCCGCACTAGCAGCTTACGGCCTGGGTATCTGGTTTGGCTTCCAATCCTTCGTAAACATGGGCGTGAACATGGGCATGCTGCCCACCAAAGGTTTGACCTTGCCGCTGATGAGCTACGGCGGCGGCAGTATGATCGTCATGTGCGGCGCGATGGCGGTATTGTTTAGGATTCATTACGAAGTCACCGAACA of the Methylomonas sp. MK1 genome contains:
- a CDS encoding UDP-N-acetylmuramoyl-L-alanyl-D-glutamate--2,6-diaminopimelate ligase, producing MKLVELMNGLTVNPADLVISGLCLDSRNIQAGDAFIALNGAFQHGIAHAEQAIANGATAVIYDPNGADMQLVSALKVPSLAIADLAHKFGKIAAKFYGNPSQLLDVIGVTGTNGKTTCSQLIAQALPACGVIGTLGWGDFGNLQPTANTTPDALAVQQMLNEFVKQDKRNVAMEVSSHGLHQGRVNGVSFKGAVFTNLSRDHLDYHGSMAEYLQAKLALFKTPGLQFAVVNLDDPSSAEVLQSVPNAVESWTFSATGRRGIAKEAVSAEQVKHSAGGIEFDVVWREQNCRATTSLVGGFNLDNVLAVLCVLLATGSKFEAAVAQLAKLSAIAGRMEKFGGHGKPTIFVDYAHTPDALEKVLKAVKGANRLRVVFGCGGDRDKGKRPQMGRIAETWADQVIVTDDNPRGEVPAAIIKDILSGCQSQKITVINDRTTAINTVIRQADPDDCVVIAGKGHEDYQEIGGVKQPFSDSAVVMQALAAWSKP
- a CDS encoding UDP-N-acetylmuramoyl-tripeptide--D-alanyl-D-alanine ligase; this translates as MKLLLSEIAQAVNGKLIGEDREIRATGIDTRTLQSGALYIAIKGKNFDGHSFIDKAEQAGAAALLIEQACASALPQIIVTDTHLALAELAGYWRKALSVKVAGVTGSNGKTTVKEMIAAIFATQGHTLSTQGNLNNDIGVPLTLLKLDDSHRYAVIEMGANHPGEIAYTSRYAQADVSVITNIGAAHIEGFGSIEGVAETKSEIFKSLGENGVAVLNRDDAFYDFLLAVAGSHRSVSFGLSPAADITALNIDTSLDSQGFNTYFELKTATHVLPIRLHLAGAHNVKNALAAAAVALQFGISLPDIKQGLEQLQPVTGRMQPLTGRKGNIVIDDTYNANPNSLKAALDVLTDCGSEAWVALGAFGELGPDSPAIHREMGELIKAKSVKRLFATGALAKHAVEAFGDGGQFFDDQEQLIDTLTTAVTGKETLLVKGSRAQKMENVVAAMVNNFRAA
- the ftsL gene encoding cell division protein FtsL; this encodes MAIARNILLTLLVAMLMISGIAVIYSKYQSRLLFIDIQKKEKELDDYEVEWGRLQLELTTLTEENRVEIEARTRLMLTLPAQDKIIYIKP
- a CDS encoding peptidoglycan D,D-transpeptidase FtsI family protein, with the protein product MRIATGAGTIPRQNTDFVIRRRLLLSVMLLAMLALVGRAVYLQILDKEFLQDKGDMQHVGVVSVSAYRGQIKDRNGEPLAISTPVQSIWVNPRQLRDAEQDKLTPMAKILGFPEKELRALLKKEKDANKRFVYLRRQINPDIAEKVKALEITGVYFEREFKRYYPAGAVSGHLLGFTNIDDIGQEGIEHGYEHILRGQPGKKRVIKDGKGQIIKDVENIEEAIPGRDLVLTIDERLQYLAYRELQNAMIQNKAHSASLVVLDAKNGDVLATVSQPAFNPNNRKELSSNRYRNRAMVDSFEPGSTVKPFVVAAALDGGYIKPNVMIETHGVYHLGRNVVKDVHNYGTMDLTHVLQKSSNIAVTQIAMTMPPEYFWGVYSRLGFGTSAGVGFPGEASGSLLDYQGWHEFDQAILSFGYGVSTSILQLARAYTALADDGIIHSVALLKRDEDPDAQRIFKPETARKVREMLEHVISKEGTAYQARVEGYRVAGKTGTVKKAGAGGYSEDKYLSVFVGMAPASNPRFIIAIVVDEPTTGQYYGGLVAAPAFSKVMAGALRVYGVEPDGMDNMHLLLSKQ
- the murD gene encoding UDP-N-acetylmuramoyl-L-alanine--D-glutamate ligase, giving the protein MNTTALLSNLETHFNLNPDSARLLIVGLGATGYSAAQFLQKTPIKFAVIDSRKNPPLIDNLREQMPDVPVFSGGFDQSALDVATHLLVSPGVSLHEAAIQKAVQAGVTVLSDIDLFACATDKPVIAITGSNGKSTVTTMLGEMANAAGVKTAIGGNLGTPALDLLQQDAELYVLELSSFQLERTKALNAKVATVLNVSPDHLDRHDGMAGYAAEKQRVFRGDGVMVLNADDPMVMAMRDPARQTLTFSTQTQADFYLRRGETDTLMQGEQALMAASKLRLEGSHNIANALAALALGTAAGLSITKMCDALRQFKGLPHRMQKVAEKGGINWVNDSKATNIGACIAALKGYEHKVILIAGGETKGADMRELVPVVTEKTKAVVLIGKDAQLIAQALNNCVPTHFAGTMKEAVTIAASIASAGDSVLLSPACASLDQYRSYVDRGNKFAEAVMSLPLC
- the ftsW gene encoding putative lipid II flippase FtsW — translated: MLKPTVKPRAQNRLHIDPVLMLACFSLLGIGFMLVTSSSLHLGVKMADDISHYPFKQLIHIAFGLGFSAVILNIPMQSWERMGQTLFIAGLALLLVVLIPGVGIKVNGSIRWLSIFGLRIQVSEVVKFISVMYMAGYVTRHSEHVRRSAFGLVKPLMLFSVACVLLLLEPDFGSAVVILIIAMGMMFLGGARISQFIILLGLVAGLAVVLVIESPYRLARVTSFMDPWADARDSGFQLTQALISFGRGEFFGVGLGNGLQKLFYLPEAHTDFLFSVLGEELGLLGVLLIIGLFAALVVRAFAIGEQAEQAGLKFSALAAYGLGIWFGFQSFVNMGVNMGMLPTKGLTLPLMSYGGGSMIVMCGAMAVLFRIHYEVTEHNKSNVKGKHA
- the mraY gene encoding phospho-N-acetylmuramoyl-pentapeptide-transferase, which encodes MLLLLADFLTSIDSGFRVLHYLTFRAILGVLTALSISLMVGPAMIEKLTRKKIGQSVRDDGPQSHFSKSGTPTMGGAMILFAVAISTLLCADLSNRYVWVVLLVTLAHGVIGFIDDYKKVLLGNSDGLSARAKYFWQSLVALSAALYLYNTAQVAAETQFIVPFFKNVTVDIGWGYVVLTYFVIVGSSNAVNLTDGLDGLAIMPTVMIAAALAIFAYLSGHVNFSQYLAIPHIPKAGELVVFCAALVGSGLGFLWFNTYPAMVFMGDVGALALGAALGIVAVLVRQEIVLVIMGGIFVMETISVIIQVASFKTRKKRVFLMAPIHHHYELKGWPEPRIIVRFWIISVILVLIGLATLKLR